The DNA region CATTGGGACCGAATATCCTCAGCATATTTTCGACAACTTTATTTGTAGCGATTTTTGCCATAGCTAAACTATGTATAATATAAATTTTAGTTGTGTTAGTATTACTATGCCCTAATATTTGAGATATTGTATCTACTGTTTCTCCATTATTTATCATCCAAGTGGCAAACGTTCTTCTAAGATCATGTATTGTTACATTCGGTATTCCAGCCTTTTTCCGAATCTTAGCCCATGCTCGATGTATTGTTGAACTTGATATGTGTTTACTATTGTCTTTTACACTTGGCAATATCCATTCACTTTTTGAGCATAGTTTTCTGTTTTGCAATACTGCTATTAATTTATCTGCTAACCCTATATATAGCTGTTTACCATTTTTACTCTTAGTTTTTGGTATACACCATATTTTTTCGCTAAGGCTTATCTCGTCCCATCTCATCGCTAATATATTGCCACTACGAGCTGCTGTGAATAAAGCTATAAATAAAAACAGAGTTTCTGATATCTTTGATTGTTTTTGCTCTTCTGTTAATTGGCTATTTTCTTTCTCTACAAGCACTTTCATGAGTCTTTCCATTTCTTCATTTGTTACATATCTAGATCTTGATTCTTGCTTATGCCTTTTTATTCCATGAACAGGATTTTTATCTATTAATCCCCACTCTATAGCTTTATTGAATATGGGACTTAAGTTCATAAGAATATTGTTTGCTGTTACATAGTGCTTTCTTGCTGTTATTTCATCAAAAATTTTCTGAATATCTTCTTTGGTAATCTCTGATATCTTTTTATTGTATAAAAATGCTGCATATATCTTTACTCTTTCAGAGGTTCTCTTCCAACTTCTGTGATGATGACTACTATATTCAGTATATTTTTCATGCACCTGTCTGAATGTTAGTTCATTCTTTAATTTAAGCCTCTTCTCTCTTTTTTCTCTTCTTTCTTTATTTATCTTCCGTCTTTCATCCATTGGATTTATTCCTTTAGCAATATCCCTTTTTAACTGCTGTATCTTTTTTCTAGCTTCTGCTACCGTTAGATCTGGAAAATCTCCTATTTTTATTTTATAATACATGCCATTAATGTTTATTCCTAAATATAGTCTTCTAAATCCAGTATATGATATTATAAACACTAAGTTCCTTTCTTTTTCATCTCTACATTGGAATGTGTTTTCTTCTTTGGTTGGTACTTGCATTTTATTTAATGCTGCTTGTGTAAATTTAAATACTGTTACTGGCATATTTATCACCCTTCATTAATTTAAAATTGAAGTAATTAAATAATAACTTATTAATTTTTAAAATTAGCTTAAACTTATAGTCTGTAGTATGCTTTTTATTTCATAGCAAATACTTTTGTAAAAATAAAAAATATTTTTAAGCGACATTATCAACTGAAGGTTACTCTAACTTTATCAACTATAAATTCAAGTTGTTGGATTAAAAATTAGCACTCCAACTAGCCAAATATTAGACATAAATTTACGCTATATTTTCGCAATTAACATCAAGATATTATTGTCATATTGACAAATAATATTAATACGGCTACAGTTAAATTCATGTATCAACTCAAACTACATGGCAGATTTTATAAAGCGTATAAAGCTCATGATAACTCTTAATCTAACTTATTTCTTCTAGTTAGTTAAATCATCTTAAACATGAAAGGTATGTAATATATACCAGTCTCTTCTCCTTTCAGATAATGCATTAATACAGCTAGCGGTAGCAACATTCTAGGCCACAGTTGTATTATCCTACTATAGCTTGGTAAACAAAAGTATCCTTTATACTTATGACGCAAGTAATATAGATAATAATTTTTAAAATCCTTGCATGGAGACAAATAAAAATATATCGCTATTGTTAATAACTCAGCTAAGGACAACTTTCCATCTCTGTTCCTTTGATTGCTACTTGGTATTAATCTCTTTCTTTCCCACTCTTGATATATCTTGCAAAAATTATCTATTAAATAGTATACTGTTATAATACATTTTTTCATGTTGGGTTATTCCTTTTTTATTTAAATTTTCTTTTTAACTCAACATTATCTCTTTGTATACCTCTTATTCACTACCTTTCATATTTTCCTTATCCTAATCTGGCGTTACTAATGCCATTAATAGAGTTTTTATTCTGAATGGAAGCTGAAATTGATGTCCATGATTCTTCAATTGAAGTTTGTAATTTTATAAATCCTTGACTTAAAGTTCCTCTTGAAGCTCAATCATATAATTGAGATTCAGCAGTTTCGATCTGACTTATAGCTGTATGGTTTAAAACTACTTAAGTTATTATAAGCCTTTCAGAGTGTTAAATTTCGAGTGTAGCTACAAAATTGCTACATTTGTGCTAAAAAAAATGTGGTTTTTGATAGCTAAAATCGCCTGAACCACCTGCTATATCTGACATTTTTGGAGGTTAGAAATGGCGCTAAATTTGCGTAATTTGGCAAGCAATAATTGCAAAATTGCTAATAACAATAGTAACAATAATGCAACTGTCTTTTATCGTTTTATTGGAAATTTTGTTCCAGCAGAATGGAAAGATCTGATTGGCGATAATGCTAAAGCTTTAAGCAAGACATCTAAACAGCTTTTATCATTTATAGTATATAGACTACATATCTATTACAACAAAGATATAGATGAATTACAGGAAAGTTATTACTTTTTTGAAAAGGAGTTAAACCTTCGTTACCGCAGAGTTAGACAATGCTTGGTTGAATTAAGAAATGCAGGTTTCATTGAAGTTGAAAATAGGACAATAATTAAAAACAATTTTAAGTTGCGTAATGTTCTTTGTGTGAAACTTCTAAAAAATTTTCAGCGTTTCACTGAAAAAGAAAAAAAGAAGAAAAAATTGTCCTTCTACAACAAAAAAATTTTCACACCAATTTGCAAGAATTTGCAGGTGAACCTGCAAAAAATTGCAGCTACATATATAGATATAATAATAATAGACCTCTTTCGAAACTGGTTAAGGTAGTTTAAAATTATAAATGCCAGAGATCAAATTAAATCTAAGACCGAATCTTTTACGTCCATTTCGATATTTGTCAGCAATAATTTTGAACTACCTTAACCAGTTTCGAAAGAGGTCTAATAAAAAAAATAATAATAGATCTAGATCTACTGAAGATAAGTTAATAGAGAATGATCAAAATAAAAATGAAGATCAACAGCAAAATTTGAAGTTTA from Orientia tsutsugamushi str. Boryong includes:
- a CDS encoding tyrosine-type recombinase/integrase, producing MPVTVFKFTQAALNKMQVPTKEENTFQCRDEKERNLVFIISYTGFRRLYLGININGMYYKIKIGDFPDLTVAEARKKIQQLKRDIAKGINPMDERRKINKERREKREKRLKLKNELTFRQVHEKYTEYSSHHHRSWKRTSERVKIYAAFLYNKKISEITKEDIQKIFDEITARKHYVTANNILMNLSPIFNKAIEWGLIDKNPVHGIKRHKQESRSRYVTNEEMERLMKVLVEKENSQLTEEQKQSKISETLFLFIALFTAARSGNILAMRWDEISLSEKIWCIPKTKSKNGKQLYIGLADKLIAVLQNRKLCSKSEWILPSVKDNSKHISSSTIHRAWAKIRKKAGIPNVTIHDLRRTFATWMINNGETVDTISQILGHSNTNTTKIYIIHSLAMAKIATNKVVENMLRIFGPNVCLNEILSGILPSLSFGEEKLTTT